From Stenotrophomonas nitritireducens, the proteins below share one genomic window:
- a CDS encoding ATP-binding protein, translated as MTTPVLLSWSGGKDAAWALYELQQRDDLEVVALLSTLTEGYERSSMQGVRHEVLQAQAAAVGVPLLEAWIPQACDNAIYLQRMRSALDQAQRRWPGLATIAFGDLLLQDIRAWREQQYAAQGWHTLFPLFGRDTAALAQQMIAAGLQAQLCCVDSQQLDAGFAGHAFDNRLLDQLPAAVDACGENGEFHTCVSAGPMFRNPLPLHKGDTVLREGRYAYTDFALG; from the coding sequence ATGACCACACCGGTTCTGCTGTCCTGGAGCGGCGGCAAAGACGCCGCCTGGGCGCTGTACGAACTGCAGCAGCGCGATGACCTGGAGGTTGTCGCGCTGTTGAGCACCCTGACTGAAGGTTACGAGCGTTCCTCGATGCAGGGGGTGCGCCATGAGGTGTTGCAGGCCCAGGCCGCCGCTGTCGGCGTGCCGTTGCTGGAAGCCTGGATACCGCAGGCCTGCGACAACGCGATCTATCTGCAGCGCATGCGCAGCGCCCTGGACCAGGCGCAGCGACGCTGGCCCGGCTTGGCCACCATCGCTTTCGGCGACCTGCTGCTGCAGGACATCCGCGCATGGCGCGAACAACAATACGCAGCACAGGGCTGGCATACGCTGTTTCCGCTGTTCGGCCGCGATACCGCCGCACTTGCCCAGCAGATGATCGCCGCAGGCCTGCAGGCCCAGCTGTGCTGCGTGGACAGCCAGCAACTGGATGCAGGTTTTGCCGGGCATGCCTTCGACAACAGGCTGCTCGACCAGCTCCCCGCCGCCGTTGATGCCTGTGGCGAGAACGGCGAATTCCACACCTGCGTCAGCGCCGGGCCGATGTTCCGCAACCCGTTGCCGCTGCACAAAGGTGACACCGTGTTGCGTGAGGGCCGCTACGCCTACACCGATTTCGCGCTGGGCTGA
- the grxD gene encoding Grx4 family monothiol glutaredoxin — MSLDPALRSRIESILGADRVVLFMKGQPTMPQCGFSAKAVGALQDLGVQFGHVNVLADQEIREGIKAYGDWPTIPQLYVDGELIGGSDIILQMASSGELSSLLGLAAPDRTPPSITVTPAAVEMLKGALADAPGAALQLSIDASFQPNFQLAPRDDNAIAAESNGLRVQFDSASARRADGITIDWVDDIRGQGLAINNPNAPKPVQELDVRSADDQLRAGAITLVDVRPADERAIAAINGKFETFDGDNRAKLEALPKDTPLAFMCHRGGRSAQAAAQFLALGFTNVFNVTGGIDAWSENVDNSVPKY, encoded by the coding sequence ATGTCCCTGGACCCCGCCCTGCGTTCGCGCATTGAATCCATCCTTGGCGCCGACCGCGTCGTTCTGTTCATGAAGGGCCAGCCGACCATGCCGCAGTGCGGCTTCTCGGCCAAGGCCGTTGGCGCGCTGCAGGACCTCGGCGTGCAGTTCGGCCACGTCAACGTGCTGGCCGACCAGGAAATCCGTGAAGGCATCAAGGCCTACGGCGACTGGCCGACCATTCCGCAGCTGTACGTGGACGGCGAGCTGATCGGAGGCAGCGACATCATCCTGCAGATGGCCAGCAGCGGCGAACTGAGCAGCCTGCTCGGCCTGGCCGCACCCGACCGCACCCCGCCGTCGATCACCGTCACCCCGGCGGCGGTTGAAATGCTCAAGGGCGCACTGGCTGACGCCCCCGGCGCCGCCCTGCAGCTGAGCATCGACGCCAGCTTCCAGCCGAACTTCCAGCTGGCCCCGCGCGACGACAACGCCATCGCCGCCGAGTCCAACGGCCTGCGCGTGCAGTTCGACAGCGCCAGCGCACGTCGCGCCGACGGCATCACCATCGATTGGGTCGACGACATCCGTGGCCAGGGCCTGGCGATCAACAACCCGAATGCGCCCAAGCCGGTGCAGGAACTGGACGTGCGCAGCGCCGACGACCAGCTGCGCGCCGGTGCCATCACCCTGGTGGATGTGCGCCCGGCGGATGAGCGCGCCATCGCCGCGATCAACGGCAAGTTCGAAACCTTCGACGGTGACAACCGCGCCAAGCTCGAAGCCCTGCCCAAGGACACGCCGCTGGCCTTCATGTGCCACCGTGGCGGCCGCAGCGCACAGGCTGCAGCACAGTTCCTGGCATTGGGCTTCACCAATGTGTTCAACGTCACCGGCGGCATTGATGCCTGGTCGGAAAACGTGGACAACAGCGTGCCCAAGTACTGA
- a CDS encoding DegV family protein: MRIGIVVDSACDLPAGYLQRNNIVLLPIAVRIGDTLLPDDRDEAATLAFLQGPLSDQSAEAETIPYSAEQIRDLFLSRLVSDFDQVFCLTITRTRSPLHDNAVQAGYSILNEYKPIRQAAGHNSPFSLRVIDTQNLFAAQAVSAVEAVRLRDSGATVPQMRERLEQVASNVHGYMVTRDLYYMRARARHKGDRSVGLFSAALGSALDIKPVLHGYRGNTEPVAKIKGFDNAVQTLFGFVGKRVRNGLITPVVCVSYGGPLDELRALPGYQQLHDTCSQHGVALMEAVMSLTGMVNVGKGAVTVGFADGPHSFGN, from the coding sequence ATGCGCATTGGAATTGTGGTCGACTCAGCCTGTGACCTGCCCGCAGGCTATCTGCAGCGCAACAACATCGTGCTGCTGCCCATCGCCGTAAGGATTGGCGACACCCTGCTGCCGGATGATCGTGACGAAGCAGCCACCCTGGCTTTCCTGCAAGGCCCGCTGAGTGACCAGAGCGCCGAGGCAGAGACCATCCCCTATAGCGCCGAGCAGATCCGTGATCTGTTCCTGAGCCGCCTGGTTAGCGATTTCGACCAGGTGTTCTGCCTGACCATCACCCGTACCCGCAGCCCCCTGCATGACAACGCGGTGCAGGCTGGCTACAGCATCCTCAACGAGTACAAGCCGATCCGGCAGGCCGCCGGCCACAACTCGCCCTTCAGCCTGCGCGTCATCGACACCCAGAACCTGTTCGCCGCGCAGGCGGTGAGCGCGGTGGAAGCGGTGCGCCTGCGCGACAGCGGCGCCACCGTGCCGCAGATGCGCGAACGCCTGGAGCAGGTGGCCAGCAACGTGCACGGCTATATGGTCACCCGCGACCTGTATTACATGCGCGCCCGCGCCCGCCACAAGGGCGACCGCAGCGTCGGCCTGTTCAGCGCGGCCCTGGGCAGCGCGCTGGACATCAAGCCGGTGCTGCACGGCTACCGCGGCAATACCGAACCGGTGGCCAAGATCAAAGGCTTCGACAATGCTGTGCAGACACTGTTCGGCTTCGTCGGCAAGCGTGTCCGCAACGGCCTGATCACGCCGGTGGTGTGTGTCAGCTACGGCGGCCCTCTCGACGAACTGCGCGCCCTGCCCGGCTACCAGCAACTGCACGACACCTGCAGCCAGCACGGCGTAGCACTGATGGAGGCGGTGATGAGCCTGACCGGCATGGTCAATGTCGGCAAGGGCGCGGTGACCGTTGGCTTTGCCGATGGCCCGCACAGTTTCGGCAACTGA
- a CDS encoding DEAD/DEAH box helicase produces the protein MPFSQLGLSPYVLPALQQALQQAGYLAPTPIQQQAVPLLLKGCDVVALAPTGSGKTAAYVLPALQRFFLATPRKPRLLTQLVLVPTRELALQVSDVFTTLGRALPRRPHLVCAVGGVSINPQMMSLRGGADIVVATPGRLLDLLAHNALTLRDVQLLVLDEADRLLELGFGDELRQILAQVPARRQTALFSATFAADIQALAAAGLREPQRVEIGEQSAPDIEQRVIHVDSARRAELLLSLLEDPQWQQVLVFVGSIRDGDRLARLLRKADINAQALHGELSQGRRFRMLQDFKDGEVRVLVATDLAARGIDITRLPVVVNYDLPRALADYLHRIGRTGRAGEKGLAVSFVDSAAMPHWRLICKRHGLDSATEVLAGFEPTQAAPAATVVADDNGGIKGRRPSKKDRARAAAAAEKAGP, from the coding sequence ATGCCTTTCTCCCAACTCGGCCTGTCTCCCTACGTGCTGCCTGCGCTGCAGCAAGCCCTGCAGCAGGCTGGCTATCTGGCGCCGACACCGATCCAGCAGCAGGCCGTGCCGTTGTTGCTGAAAGGGTGTGATGTGGTGGCGCTTGCGCCTACCGGTTCGGGTAAAACCGCGGCTTATGTGCTGCCGGCCTTGCAGCGTTTCTTCCTGGCAACGCCGCGCAAACCCCGCTTGCTGACCCAACTGGTGCTGGTGCCAACCCGCGAACTGGCGCTGCAGGTGAGCGATGTGTTCACCACTCTGGGCCGCGCGCTGCCACGACGGCCGCACCTGGTCTGCGCGGTAGGCGGGGTGTCGATCAATCCGCAGATGATGTCGCTGCGTGGCGGTGCCGACATCGTCGTGGCCACGCCGGGGCGCTTGCTGGATCTGCTGGCGCATAACGCGCTGACCTTGCGCGACGTGCAACTGCTGGTACTGGACGAAGCCGACCGCCTGCTGGAACTGGGTTTCGGCGACGAGCTGCGGCAGATACTGGCGCAGGTGCCGGCGCGCCGGCAGACCGCCTTGTTCTCGGCCACGTTTGCGGCCGATATCCAGGCTTTGGCGGCGGCTGGCCTGCGTGAGCCGCAGCGTGTGGAAATCGGCGAGCAGTCGGCGCCGGACATCGAACAGCGCGTCATCCACGTCGACAGCGCCCGGCGTGCCGAGTTGCTGCTGTCCTTGCTGGAAGACCCGCAGTGGCAACAGGTGCTGGTGTTTGTCGGCAGCATCCGCGACGGTGATCGCTTGGCCCGCCTGCTGCGCAAGGCCGATATCAATGCGCAGGCCCTGCATGGCGAACTATCGCAGGGCCGCCGTTTCCGCATGCTGCAGGATTTCAAGGATGGCGAAGTGCGGGTGCTGGTCGCGACCGACCTGGCGGCGCGCGGCATCGACATCACGCGCCTGCCGGTGGTGGTGAACTACGACCTGCCGCGTGCGCTGGCCGATTACCTGCACCGCATCGGCCGTACCGGGCGGGCCGGGGAAAAGGGCTTGGCGGTGAGTTTTGTCGATTCGGCCGCAATGCCGCATTGGCGTCTGATCTGCAAACGCCATGGGCTGGACAGTGCCACGGAAGTACTTGCGGGCTTCGAGCCGACGCAGGCCGCACCGGCAGCCACGGTGGTGGCGGATGACAACGGTGGCATCAAGGGCCGCCGGCCCAGCAAGAAGGACCGTGCGCGAGCAGCTGCGGCGGCAGAGAAAGCCGGACCCTGA
- a CDS encoding polysaccharide deacetylase family protein: MTAPETLHRIPVHPWRWLPWLLISQVLVALLWWRLGWMWGLPALLFSHALFIVPIFLPNSRFYAPVISRAPGRDVWLTIDDGPSEETLAVLDLLDRHGAQATFFMVGERAQARPELVREVLQRGHDLGNHSHSHPQARFWALGPAQMAREIGQCQQTLAAIAGAPPRWYRSVVGMTNPFVGPALKRHGLARIGWSARGYDGVDCTPEGVVARIAPDLGPGAIVLLHEGAAHGHNLAIIEAVLQQLQARGLRARLPQPTA; this comes from the coding sequence ATGACTGCCCCGGAAACCCTGCATCGCATTCCCGTACACCCCTGGCGCTGGCTACCCTGGCTGCTGATCTCGCAAGTGCTGGTGGCGCTGCTGTGGTGGCGGCTGGGCTGGATGTGGGGCCTGCCGGCGCTGCTGTTCAGCCACGCGCTGTTCATCGTGCCGATCTTCCTGCCCAACAGCCGTTTCTACGCGCCGGTGATCAGCCGCGCGCCGGGCCGGGACGTGTGGCTGACCATCGACGATGGCCCCTCCGAGGAAACCCTGGCGGTGCTGGACCTGCTCGACCGGCACGGTGCCCAGGCCACGTTTTTCATGGTGGGCGAGCGGGCGCAGGCGCGCCCGGAGCTGGTGCGCGAGGTGTTGCAGCGTGGCCATGATCTCGGCAACCACAGCCATTCACATCCGCAGGCACGCTTCTGGGCGCTGGGCCCGGCGCAGATGGCGCGGGAAATAGGCCAATGCCAGCAGACGCTGGCGGCCATCGCCGGTGCGCCGCCGCGCTGGTACCGCTCGGTGGTGGGCATGACCAATCCTTTTGTGGGGCCGGCCCTCAAGCGCCACGGCCTGGCGCGGATCGGCTGGAGCGCGCGTGGCTACGACGGCGTGGACTGCACGCCGGAGGGCGTGGTGGCGCGGATTGCGCCGGATCTGGGACCGGGTGCCATCGTCCTGCTGCACGAAGGTGCCGCCCATGGCCACAACCTGGCCATCATCGAGGCGGTGCTGCAGCAGTTGCAGGCCCGTGGCCTGCGCGCCCGCCTGCCTCAGCCAACAGCGTAG
- a CDS encoding DUF924 family protein: protein METASTVVEFWRAAGPQRWFERDEAFDAQFRDRFLGLHYQAARRACESWLENAEGALALQILLDQFPRNCFRGTAHSYATDGLARHYATRTIEEGWDRELPLKLRAFIYLPFEHSEDPHDQDRAVAMFEVLGDLEYLKYAELHRDVIRRFGRFPHRNAVLGRIPTAEELHFLAEGGFAG from the coding sequence ATGGAAACGGCAAGTACGGTGGTTGAGTTCTGGCGCGCGGCGGGTCCGCAGCGTTGGTTCGAGCGTGACGAGGCATTTGATGCGCAGTTCCGGGACCGTTTCCTGGGGCTGCACTATCAAGCCGCCCGTCGTGCCTGCGAAAGCTGGCTGGAAAACGCCGAAGGCGCGCTGGCACTGCAGATCCTGCTGGACCAGTTCCCGCGCAACTGCTTCCGCGGCACCGCGCACTCTTACGCTACCGATGGGCTGGCGCGGCATTACGCCACCCGCACCATCGAGGAAGGCTGGGACCGGGAATTGCCGCTCAAGCTGCGGGCTTTCATCTACCTGCCGTTCGAGCACTCCGAAGACCCGCACGACCAGGATCGCGCGGTGGCGATGTTCGAAGTGCTGGGCGATCTGGAATACCTGAAGTACGCCGAGCTGCATCGCGATGTGATCCGCCGCTTCGGCCGTTTCCCGCACCGCAATGCGGTGCTTGGGCGCATCCCGACCGCGGAAGAACTGCACTTCCTTGCCGAAGGCGGATTTGCTGGCTGA
- a CDS encoding GGDEF domain-containing protein: MPRVLALLFLLCHGLVLALGAGPAGVGSFVFLVAAPLLAGAACLRRARRGRVALDWYAIALSMLLWAGGMAINLVDALGAARADLTPRASLLLYVLYAVPLVFILARARHERPSISLIDASMAALLGVLFFVHTGYFANRIDADTAAMSNVRYMFDIQNLCIALFALVRWLATDTAERRNLFRVLALYALAYLLSAGYINHVASQDSFGAYNDLLIDLPFLLLGVLALRPAPHARFLPSPRLARLVQAGGPIILPLLLLVVGTLVVDHARPLAVAGFVVATLGFGLRSTLLQADLLERQAALDQLARKDALTGVANRRQFDTVLQAEWNRMRRSGAGLGLLLVDIDHFKAFNDAHGHPAGDRCLQAVAAALQANVRRAGDSLARYGGEEFAVIVADSTLDDTVLLAETLRAAVETLALPEGTITISIGASFLQNPGMADIGKLLAEADTALYAAKHAGRNRVAVRTALVAPGAAVP; the protein is encoded by the coding sequence ATGCCGCGGGTGCTGGCGCTGCTGTTTCTGCTCTGTCACGGGCTGGTCCTGGCGTTGGGGGCTGGCCCGGCCGGTGTTGGCTCGTTTGTTTTCCTGGTGGCGGCGCCCTTGCTGGCCGGCGCTGCTTGCCTGCGCCGGGCGCGTCGCGGTCGGGTGGCCTTGGATTGGTATGCGATAGCGCTGTCGATGCTGTTATGGGCTGGCGGCATGGCCATCAATCTGGTCGATGCCCTGGGGGCCGCCCGTGCCGACCTGACCCCGCGCGCCAGCCTGCTGCTGTATGTGCTGTATGCCGTGCCACTGGTATTCATTCTTGCCCGTGCGCGCCATGAACGGCCGAGCATCAGCCTGATTGATGCGTCCATGGCGGCGCTGCTGGGCGTGCTGTTCTTCGTGCATACCGGCTATTTCGCCAACCGCATTGACGCCGACACCGCGGCGATGTCGAACGTGCGCTACATGTTCGACATCCAGAACCTGTGCATCGCGTTGTTTGCGCTGGTGCGTTGGCTGGCCACGGATACCGCGGAGCGCCGCAACCTGTTCCGCGTGCTGGCACTGTATGCGCTGGCCTATCTGCTCAGTGCCGGTTACATCAATCACGTTGCATCGCAGGATTCGTTTGGCGCGTACAACGACCTGCTGATTGATCTGCCCTTCCTGTTGCTGGGGGTGCTTGCGCTGCGCCCGGCACCGCATGCCCGGTTCCTGCCGAGCCCGCGCCTGGCGCGGTTGGTGCAGGCGGGCGGACCTATCATCCTGCCGCTGTTGTTGCTGGTGGTTGGCACCCTGGTGGTGGACCATGCGCGTCCGCTGGCGGTGGCCGGGTTCGTGGTTGCCACGCTGGGGTTCGGCCTGCGCAGTACGTTGTTGCAGGCCGACCTGCTGGAGCGGCAGGCGGCGCTGGACCAGCTGGCGCGCAAGGACGCGCTGACCGGTGTGGCAAACCGCCGTCAGTTCGATACGGTGCTGCAGGCCGAATGGAACCGCATGCGCCGCAGCGGCGCCGGGCTGGGCCTGCTGCTGGTCGATATCGATCACTTCAAGGCGTTCAACGATGCGCACGGCCACCCGGCCGGTGATCGCTGCCTGCAGGCGGTTGCGGCGGCCCTGCAGGCGAATGTACGGCGCGCAGGGGACAGCCTGGCGCGCTATGGCGGCGAGGAGTTCGCGGTGATCGTGGCCGACAGTACGCTGGACGATACGGTTCTGCTTGCCGAAACCCTGCGGGCGGCGGTGGAAACACTGGCGCTGCCAGAGGGGACGATCACCATCAGCATTGGCGCGTCCTTCCTGCAAAACCCGGGCATGGCCGATATCGGCAAGCTGCTGGCCGAGGCGGATACCGCGTTGTATGCGGCCAAGCATGCGGGCCGCAACCGTGTTGCTGTGCGCACGGCGCTGGTAGCGCCTGGCGCTGCCGTGCCGTGA
- a CDS encoding metal/formaldehyde-sensitive transcriptional repressor, translating into MPHSPEEKKKVLARVKRIRGQCDALERALEAGADCNPVLQQIAAIRGAVNGLMSEVMEAHLREEFGQPARSDAQRATRVAEMSSLIRSYLK; encoded by the coding sequence ATGCCGCATTCCCCCGAAGAGAAAAAGAAGGTCCTGGCTCGGGTCAAGCGCATCCGTGGCCAGTGCGATGCGCTGGAGCGTGCCTTGGAGGCCGGTGCCGATTGCAATCCGGTGCTGCAGCAGATCGCGGCCATCCGTGGTGCGGTCAACGGGCTGATGTCCGAGGTGATGGAAGCCCACCTGCGTGAGGAGTTCGGCCAGCCTGCGCGCTCCGACGCGCAGCGCGCCACCCGCGTTGCCGAGATGTCCAGCCTGATCCGTTCCTATCTCAAATAA
- a CDS encoding S-(hydroxymethyl)glutathione dehydrogenase/class III alcohol dehydrogenase → MKSRAAVAFGPGQPLQIVEIDVAPPKAGEVLVKITHTGVCHTDAFTLSGDDPEGLFPCVLGHEGAGIVVEVGEGVTSVKAGDHVIPLYTAECGECLFCKSGKTNLCTSVRATQGKGVMPDGTSRFSYNGEPIYHYMGCSTFSEYTVVAEVSLAKVNPEANPEHVCLLGCGVTTGIGAVHNTAKVAEGDSVAVFGLGGIGLAVIQGARQAKAGRIIAIDTNPSKFELARQFGATDCVNPKDHDKPIQQVVVEMTGWGVDHSFECIGNTNVMRAALECAHRGWGQSVIIGVAGAGQEISTRPFQLVTGRKWMGTAFGGVKGRSQLPGMVEDAMKGDIELAPFVTHTMELDKINEAFDLMHEGKSIRSVIHY, encoded by the coding sequence ATGAAATCACGTGCCGCCGTTGCCTTTGGTCCGGGCCAGCCTTTGCAGATCGTCGAGATCGATGTCGCACCGCCGAAGGCAGGCGAAGTGCTGGTCAAGATCACCCATACCGGTGTCTGCCATACCGATGCCTTCACCTTGTCCGGTGATGATCCGGAAGGCCTGTTCCCGTGTGTGCTCGGCCATGAAGGCGCCGGCATCGTGGTGGAAGTGGGCGAGGGCGTCACCTCGGTGAAGGCGGGCGATCACGTGATTCCGCTGTATACCGCCGAGTGCGGTGAGTGCCTGTTCTGCAAGAGCGGCAAGACCAATCTGTGTACGTCGGTGCGCGCTACCCAAGGCAAGGGCGTGATGCCGGATGGCACCAGCCGCTTCTCGTACAACGGCGAGCCGATCTATCACTACATGGGCTGCTCGACCTTCTCCGAGTACACCGTGGTGGCTGAAGTCTCGCTGGCAAAGGTGAACCCGGAAGCCAACCCCGAACACGTCTGCCTGTTGGGTTGTGGCGTCACCACCGGTATTGGCGCCGTGCACAACACCGCCAAGGTGGCCGAGGGCGACAGCGTTGCGGTGTTCGGTCTGGGCGGTATTGGCCTGGCGGTCATCCAGGGCGCGCGCCAGGCCAAGGCCGGCCGCATCATCGCCATCGACACCAACCCGTCCAAGTTTGAGCTGGCCAGGCAGTTTGGTGCCACCGACTGCGTCAATCCCAAGGACCACGACAAGCCGATCCAGCAGGTCGTCGTTGAAATGACCGGTTGGGGTGTGGACCACAGCTTTGAGTGCATCGGCAACACCAATGTGATGCGCGCGGCGCTGGAATGCGCGCACCGTGGTTGGGGCCAGAGCGTGATCATCGGCGTTGCCGGCGCGGGTCAGGAAATCTCGACGCGTCCGTTCCAGTTGGTGACCGGTCGCAAGTGGATGGGCACGGCGTTCGGCGGTGTGAAGGGCCGTAGCCAGCTGCCGGGCATGGTGGAAGATGCGATGAAGGGTGACATCGAACTGGCGCCGTTCGTTACCCATACGATGGAACTGGACAAGATCAACGAGGCCTTCGACCTGATGCACGAAGGCAAGTCGATCCGTTCGGTCATCCATTACTGA
- the fghA gene encoding S-formylglutathione hydrolase, whose product MQRLEHRACFGGWQDVYRHDSKVLGCEMTVGVYLPPQAEHGQCPVLYWLSGLTCTEQNFITKAGAQRYAAEHGIILVAPDTSPRGESVADAEGYDLGKGAGFYLNATREPWARHYRMYDYIVDELPAWVEANVPASAVRAISGHSMGGHGALTIALKNPGRYRSVSAFSPIVAPSQVGWGKKAFAAYLGEDREVWKAYDATELVASAQEKLPLLIDQGGADEFLQNQLRPELLQAACEAAGHPLQLRMQPGYDHSYYFISSFIGDHIAHHTEAMR is encoded by the coding sequence ATGCAACGACTCGAACACCGCGCCTGCTTCGGCGGCTGGCAGGACGTGTACCGGCACGACTCCAAGGTGCTGGGCTGCGAGATGACGGTCGGCGTCTACCTGCCGCCGCAGGCCGAGCACGGCCAGTGCCCGGTGCTGTATTGGCTTAGTGGCCTGACCTGCACCGAGCAGAACTTCATCACCAAGGCCGGTGCACAGCGTTATGCGGCCGAGCACGGCATCATCCTAGTGGCGCCGGATACCAGCCCGCGTGGTGAGTCCGTTGCCGATGCCGAGGGCTATGACCTGGGCAAGGGCGCCGGCTTCTACCTCAATGCCACGCGCGAGCCGTGGGCGCGGCACTACCGCATGTACGACTACATCGTTGATGAGTTGCCGGCATGGGTGGAGGCCAATGTCCCGGCGAGCGCGGTGCGGGCGATCAGCGGGCATTCGATGGGTGGGCACGGTGCGCTGACCATTGCCTTGAAGAACCCGGGCCGCTATCGCAGCGTGTCGGCGTTCTCGCCGATCGTGGCGCCGTCGCAGGTGGGCTGGGGGAAGAAGGCGTTTGCCGCTTACCTGGGCGAGGATCGCGAGGTCTGGAAGGCGTATGACGCCACTGAGCTGGTCGCCAGTGCGCAGGAGAAACTGCCGTTGTTGATCGATCAGGGCGGTGCGGATGAATTCCTGCAGAACCAGTTGCGCCCGGAGCTGTTGCAGGCCGCGTGCGAAGCAGCCGGGCATCCGCTGCAGCTGCGCATGCAGCCGGGATACGACCACAGTTATTACTTCATCAGCAGCTTCATCGGCGATCACATCGCGCACCATACCGAGGCGATGCGCTGA